Proteins encoded together in one Acidobacteriota bacterium window:
- a CDS encoding histidine--tRNA ligase: MDIRAPKGTDDILPPQSRIWSHAMAVFEDMSRRYGYGMVFTPMFERTELFERGVGADTDVVEKQMYTFADRKGRSLTLRPEATASVVRAVLESGRAGVFKGAYSGPMFRYERPQRGRRRQFWQLGVEYLGEPSPLADVEVIEVGYRFLEKMAVPDVEVQLNSVGDPGDRVEYRTELQSWLREREEQLSPESRRRIDTNPLRVLDLKADRDTTAHAPTPVDHLGTAAAEHFAAVKLGLENVGIPYVIAPRLVRGLDYYNRTVFEYVPRQYGAAQSAVGGGGRYDGLAETLGGKPMYGVGLAMGLDRILLAGGDIDLGPELDAYVVVADRTLQARAVSLVGELRLDGLSIDMDLGDSSVTAQFRAADRRNADVAIVVGPEWADGEVVIRDLTSGVQDNIRVEEIAPWLHKR; the protein is encoded by the coding sequence GTGGATATCAGGGCCCCCAAGGGAACCGACGACATCCTCCCCCCGCAGTCGCGGATATGGAGTCACGCCATGGCGGTGTTTGAAGACATGTCACGGCGTTACGGTTACGGCATGGTGTTCACGCCAATGTTTGAGCGAACCGAACTCTTTGAACGTGGGGTCGGAGCCGACACCGATGTTGTCGAAAAGCAAATGTACACGTTCGCTGATCGAAAAGGGCGCTCGTTGACACTGCGCCCCGAAGCAACCGCATCCGTGGTGCGTGCGGTGCTCGAGTCGGGCCGGGCCGGCGTGTTCAAGGGTGCGTATTCGGGGCCCATGTTTCGCTATGAACGCCCTCAGAGGGGGAGACGCCGACAATTCTGGCAACTCGGGGTCGAATATCTCGGTGAACCAAGCCCTCTTGCTGATGTAGAGGTCATCGAAGTCGGATATCGGTTCTTGGAGAAGATGGCGGTACCGGACGTTGAAGTACAGCTGAACTCCGTAGGGGATCCTGGGGACCGCGTTGAGTACCGCACCGAATTGCAATCCTGGTTGCGCGAACGCGAGGAGCAGCTTTCGCCGGAATCACGAAGGCGGATAGATACCAACCCCCTGCGAGTTCTCGATTTGAAAGCAGATCGCGACACCACTGCTCACGCTCCGACACCAGTTGACCATCTAGGAACCGCGGCGGCTGAACACTTCGCCGCGGTCAAACTAGGGCTTGAAAACGTTGGCATTCCATATGTGATCGCCCCGCGCCTGGTCCGCGGCCTCGATTACTACAACCGGACAGTTTTCGAATATGTGCCCCGCCAGTACGGTGCTGCCCAGAGCGCGGTCGGGGGTGGGGGACGGTACGACGGTCTCGCCGAGACTCTTGGAGGTAAGCCGATGTACGGCGTTGGGCTAGCAATGGGTCTGGATCGGATTCTCCTCGCTGGCGGAGATATCGATCTTGGGCCGGAGCTGGATGCATATGTCGTGGTGGCAGATCGCACGCTACAAGCTCGGGCCGTGTCGCTCGTCGGGGAACTCCGGTTGGACGGTCTCAGTATCGACATGGATCTCGGCGATTCGAGCGTGACGGCGCAGTTCCGCGCCGCCGACAGAAGGAACGCCGACGTTGCCATCGTGGTGGGGCCCGAGTGGGCCGACGGTGAGGTTGTCATTCGCGACCTCACCTCGGGCGTGCAAGACAATATTCGCGTTGAGGAGATTGCTCCATGGCTACACAAGCGATGA